GAGCTCCTCTCGAACCTCaccgtggaggagacggacGAGAAGACGCGCGAGAAGCTGCGGCGCATGAAATTTgacgcggaggagctgcagcaggcgcaggcgcaggcaaTCTCGAACGGCGATATGCAGCGCTCCGAGGAGCTCTATTACGAGCAGACGTCGCTGGCTGAGGCGATGGCAGGGCCGTACGACGAGTTGGAGGCGATAATGCGGAAGTACGGAGAGGTGTGCGTCgacgcgccgctgacgcgcgTGCTGGACCAGCGCGATCTGCTTACGACGCGGCTGACGCGCGTGATCGAGGAGTACACGAGCAAACTCTCGGAGGTCACCCTTGATGCGGAGCGggtgaaggagaagcggcgggccgtggcgcaggcgcgtcATCGACAGCGCAACAACATGTCGACGTACAACCACACATGGAAGAAGGCGTGGCAGACGAACAGCGACCAGCATATGGCGTGCTACCGCGCGATGGAGCAACTGGAGAAGCAGCTGAACGACCTGCGGCAGACACAACGCTTTCTCGTAGATGACTGGATCAGCCACATCACCCAGGAGCGccagagggaggaggacgcggcATCCTTTGCGTGCTTCGCAGATGCCAGGGCAGCCGCCCTCGCTGAGACGCAGCGCAACCTACAGGCAGTTGTCGAAGGCGTGCGCCAGTACAGTGGGGCTGTGCAGTTTAGCTGCCGTCACGTCGAGGCCTTCGTCCGCGAGGTGCTGCAAAATCATCTTAGTcagctgcaggtggcgcTTCGCAAGGACCGACTGGAGCAGTTTCGCGCCCTCTACCTCACGCTCGGCGACCTGCGCTTCAAGAAGGCGCGCAACGCcgaggagatggagaagaagATTGAGCACTACACACTGCAGCAGGAGGTTGCCATGGACGCGCTTAACCCGAAGGCGAAGGAGTTCAGCAAAGCCAAGCAGCGCTACGAGGCCGCGAAGGCCGAGGCGCAGAAGCAGATTGACCAGCTCGACCAACGCAGTCGACTGCAGCTTGAACGCTTCCGGCCGACagagcagctgcttcgcGAAGCTGGGGTGGACTTTGTCTCccccgaggaggagctcgcCAGGCGCATGCAGGAACGCTCTCAGAAGCTGCTCGAGTACCAGCAACTGATAGAGGACGGCATCGGCGTGCggtcgacgacgaccacctCGACCGCCCCCTCATGCTCCCCTCCGACGCTCACCACCGCGGCCACCGTGGCTACTTCAGAGGCAACGGCCTCCTCTGCTCGGGCCGAAAGTGCGAAGGGCCTCCCCGGCACGagtgcgccaccgccgcctcgactGCAAGCTGTCGGATCCCTGCACACCTACCCACGGGCGCCGACCGCGGAGGAAGCGGCCAACCCCACCGCTACCGCTTCCGGGGCCCTTTCTGGGAAAAACAGCCGTCAGCTGCCTCCACTTCGCAAATTGAGCCGCACCTACCCGCCATCGCAGCGCACGGAtaacagcgacggcgacgaagcGACCGCGACGACAACAGAGCCCCCGCCGCAAGGTCCGAATCCGACCTCTGTGGCTGCCGCCCCCACAGCTGCCTCCTTATCGAGCCTGCACGCGACGGAGGAGCGCATCATGCAGAGCATCTCAAAGATGGCGGTGCCCGATCGCAGCAGGACCCGTAACAGCAGCGTCGCTATTCCCAGTCGATGGAAGAGAAGCAAGCGATGATGTGAAACAATGAACAATGACGGAAGCACGCAGTCCCTTtcatgtgtgtatgtgtgtgtgtgtccacaCACATGAGTGAAGGCACAACGCAAGGGCCACCAGATGCATCCACCCATCCTCCGATGTATCCATtaccccccccgcctccccacccacatctatatatatatatatattctatcacctctctcctcatccctcccccatccgtCATGTTCGTACGTTGTGTCGATGACGACGTCAACGCGtgtctctctgcgtgtgtgtgtgtgtgtcctggAAAATGAGGGCAACAGACACCGAACGGAAAAACGTATTCGTGAGACAGGGCGTGGGTGTGAAGGGtcacggcggtgcgcggcggcagcgccgtcttgCACATTGCATGCAtgtctatatatatatatgtacataAAACACATGTATCTCTCCTTGGTCAGCTAaaccccccctcctcccccctctcacacCTACTTGGGCCCcttcaacacacacacacacatatacgtgtgtgtgtgtgtgtgtgtgcctgggtgtgggtgcgtgacAGCGACTCGTTAAACACCCACCCCaatccccctcctcgcttcTCCTGATGTTCGCAAGACGCAGACACGTCAacctccaccccacctcaccccGTCATCTTTCCCATCTACACCTGGCTTTGCGTGACAGCATGTACAACCATATATATCTCATGGATGGATaaagggggaggcgggggagagagaggggggtggggtaggGAAGGTTTCATGGGCAGGGTTAGATGGTGAATACGGGAGGCAACAACACGAGAGCGAGAGTCCACCATCGAGAGCAGTCATGCATGACGCGCACGGCAAGGGGAAGACTGAGCGGTGCATGTCCATGATGGCCTGTTGCATGTAGGCAGCGCTGAATGACTGGAACGTTATTCGCCTCActccagcacacacacacacgcacacgtcttTGCGTCCCGCGCCGTCCACGCATGCGTCCCACGCCCcacccgctctctctctctctggtgcTCTCCCTCACGTGCCAGTTGTTGCCCATTCTTGTCTGGGGAGCGATCGCGTTGGATGTGCGTCATGGCATTCAACCCTCAGCccttccacacacacacacacacacagacacgcacgcatgtaTATACTATACGTACAAACAGATGTAGACGCATGTATTCGTGTGTACGCGTGCCCGCCGATAGTAGGGAGGCGCTGTGTGCGCTTGATggacaggggaggggggaaggcaAGACGGATacggacacacagacagcgCAGAATGGATGGGGGAAGATGGATGACTCCGATCATCCCGTGTGCGTCGTCATGTGCACGGAacctcttcccctccctccctccccctctgcacTGGGGGCCGTACACACATGGCCAtgaccctcccccccccttcatGTGGCCCctgttctcctctctcgcactttctccccttcccccaacCCCACCAATGGCTTCCCTGCGTGCACCGCCATCCATGGCGCTGACGAAACACATCCGAAGAAGGTGTGACAACAttgtcgctgcagctgtacGACGTCCACGAACAAGAGAAGCCATTAGTCAGTAGGTGGAGGCCCGGACCGACAGCCgaacggagagagagacccgcacacacatacacacacacacacgcgctctctctctcgcaagACGCTCCATCCCCGTGTGTCTTTGGACTCCTtctgcccccacccccacccctgtTCTCGCCGCATGTCGTACGCGTCTTCCTCCATCAAGCGACTCAGCAACGAGTACCGCTCCCTGCAGAAGCCTGAGAACCGAGTCCGCGAGTACTACGTCGCGCCACTGGAGGACAACATTTTCGAATGGCACTTCACGCTGCGTGGCCCCGGTGGGGACGACAACTCGCTTCCGTACAAGGACGGCATCTACCACGGCGCCCTCATCTTCTCCCGCTCCTACCCGCTGGAGCCGCCAGACATTATCTTCTTTACCCGCAGTGGTCGCTTCGCCGTGCGTGAGAAGATCTGCTCGACGATCAGCAGCTACCACAAGGAGCTGTGGCAGCCGACGTACGACATCGCGCTGACAttgacggcgctgcggcattTCATGGCCCAGGAGGACGAGTTCGGCGTTGGCGCCTTCCCAAAAAACATGATCGCACTCGAAACAAAGGAGGCGTGGGCCAAAGAAACGTGGTCGTTCACGTGCACCACGTGCGGGATGGCGACGAAGGACGTGTGGGAGACGGAGATGAAGATGTACCCGGAAATCTCGCCAGAGAAGGAGGCCCAGGTGccgaagctgccgccgccaccaccaccaccactcgcagccgcagccccagccagcgccacggcgaaCCCCGAGGACCCAAAACCAAAGCAAGACGCCCCTGATAccccgccgtcgtcgcccgcctctcccccatccacctccccctcttccacgCTGTTGCCGtcacccgctgccgcggatGCGAGTGAGACAGCTGCCAAACCCGCAGGCGCACCACAGAACCACCATGCGTCCAAGGACACGCAATCCTCACCGGCGTTGCCCCCTTCGGCACCAAcctcaccaccatcaccaccgctaGGACCAACTACCACTCCCCGTCCTCCCGCTGCTGACACGGTCACGCCGACGACAGTGCATGCGAGTGCCCTCCAGTCACCGACACCAGGCGTGCACGACgcaccgcacacgcccagttcagcggcgcacgagcacacaGCGAAGACCGGCGCCTCcatagaggaggagggggcagtgAGCGAAGGTGCCGATCCCCTTGCCTGCTTCACCGACGTGAGTCCTGCTCGAGTTGTACGAACGCCGGTGATgactgcaccaccaccaccagcaccagcagcagcagacgcgaCGCCATTGGTGACAAGCGCTGTGACAGACAGCGTTGTTGCGGGTGATGTGGCAGGGGCGTCAGCTTCTCCTCTTTCaccgactgctgctgccgtggcgccgccgcagttcgcgcagcgcgtcgtcgTTGGCGTGAACATCATGGAAGTCTCGATACCGCTACGCGTTCTTGATCGCGCCATCATCCTCAGCTTCCTCCTTGCTGCGCTGATCCTGCTGCGTCGTGGCCTCTGCGGTCTGCTGATGAGCTAGCATGGTGGAGTCGGtgtgttgtgcgtgcgtgcgtgtgtgtgtgtgtgtgtggagggggggagtgGCGGTAGCGCCGCGACGTACTCGACTGTGAACAActgttgctgcagctgttTAGTATTTTTCTTTGCTTGTGGAGGGCGCTGATCACGCTGTGCGCATCGAGTGTCACGGCCACCTCCGCGCTTTCGGACCCGCATCTCCCGCTCGTATCTCTCCATGGCGATGTGAGCCCCACTCGtgacgagagggagagggagggaagctCCGTTCTCCCTGTTTACCTGCACGTGTCCGCGTCTGCTTCCATGAGCGCTTCGCCCGCTTGGGCTTGCGTACTTTCACGGTTCATCCttggcctctctctctcccaccgtGCTTCCGTTGGGGAGTGTGCCTGGACGGGCCGCCCTCCCCAACTCCTCTCCATCCCCAGAGCCTACCCCGTACCCCAGCACCACACGTGTCACTGGAGCGGCGCGGGCACATACTGCTtggtgagggaggaagggagaggaagggggcggTGCGACGCCGCTCTCTAACAGTGGGGACTTTGGACACCAAaagatgtgtgtgtgtgtctgtgtgtgcgatGGTGGCACACGAGAGTGCACGTCGCCATCCGGTAATAAAATGGGTTCACAGTCCCCATCCATAATCACCCCGCGTAACCcttgcctccgcctcctgaGCACGCTTCCCCagcatcccccccccccgcgtcCCCATCGTCATCATCATCCCGCCACTCtctctaccccctcccctttccacacacgcacacacgcgcgcttAGCGCCTCTCCTTGGCATCACCCTGTGAACGGTGCCTCGAGCTCAGCCGTCCTCAGTCCCCGACGCACTCATTAGTCATcgcctcccaccaccaccaccaccaccccccccAAAGAAAACCCACGCACAGGATCtgcacgcggagctggcggcaaTGATAAAGGTGGAGGCCGCTGGCAGCTCATCGGCGCGCGCGCCCTCGTTgccgacgcacacacacgtggaGACTCGCATGCTTGGCCAGCTTCCTTCGCAGATGGCGAGCTCCTCGATCGAGGCATGGTGTGACGGTGTCCAGTGCCTCACGGAGGAGTACTTCTCCCGTCTTGGTGGGGTTGTTGTAGCGCACCTAGGCATGCGCGCTCAGAGTATACAGGACCAGCGCAgtagcggcggccgcggcgcggcagagaAGCGCGAAATCATGAGCAAGCTGCAAAGCGAGCACGAGGAAAATTTGGCGCTGGCTGTGCCGGCGACAGACATCGAAGCGACGGAAATGgcgctgctccagcagctgtgGACGCACCATCAGGTGCAGCAGAAGCGTAAGAGACCAGTGGCGGTGGACGATGGAACTGAAAAGGAAGACCGTCCGAGCGGCGCATCACGAGGCGGGGCATCGACACCGGATGCAGTAGCAGAAGAAGCCCTCACCACACGTGATGGGGCATCTTGCATTCGGCCTCCATCTTcctccgcggcagcggcagcacccgAGGACGCTGCATCGAGTGTCCTGTGTGACACGGAGGGAAACCCGGTCCTgacgacgcagcagcacccggCGTCCGAGTCGGCTGCTCGCATTCCCGCGGATCTGCTGGAGCTCTTTCGCactgcgcaggcgctgcactccgccgcctcgggCAGCACCGGGGCACCGCCGCGGGCAACCCCGtctgaggaggctgcggcagcaggagaaAGCCCCTTCGACGCCACCACAGACCGTCTATCTCGAGTGCCAGTGGtgctgagcgaggaggagaatgCGCAGGCCTCCGCGATGGCGCTCTTGTGTTTTCGCTACTTCTACAGCTCGAATTCGACGCTGGCATCACCGGTGGAAGCAGCCGCCCCGCTCGTCTCGGCCACAAACCCCCCCGagcagccaccgcagcccGCCCATGTACGTGAAAAGCTGGCCGCCACCACTATAGTCCCGAAGCAGAAGCGGAAGCTCATTACGAAGCCTGGCAGCTTGGACCCTGCtgagcaccagcaccagccatcaccatcacccaTGGCATCCTCCACACCGGCTTATGCAGCGGATCGCCTGAGGGCAGAGTTGGCTTCGCTGTTTCCGCAGCAGGCACAGCGGGTGCGGGGCGACTTCTCCTGTGGCCTTCCCCCACagcgcgccttcttcacgGGCGCCTACACGTCCGTCgacgcagacgccgccgcggagaaGTCGCGGCCAGAGAGCAAAGGTCGCAACAACCACGTCGCCTTCCTTAACGCGGACCGGACAAGTGACGGGGCTCACGGGGCAGGCGGTCGGCTTCCTCTCACCAACCCCACGGTGGGGAGCCCCTCCACGGAGGACGCAtacaacagcggcgcctccCGCAGCAAAGGTGCGCTCAAGCTGCCGCTGCTAAACTCGTATGCATCCCCCGCGCCGGCAGGCGAGCGTCCGccttccgccgctgcctcctctcttccgacaccacccaccacaaccacagcagcagcagcggggacGCCGCATGCTAGTGACCAATGCCCGGTACTTCCTGCTCTGGCTCCCGGTACTACCGCGGCGCCGAGAAGCGTTACGACCACGACAGCAGTCCCAGCATCAGAaacggcagcgtcagcacagaagcacggcagcggcactaacaaagcgaagaaaagaggcggcagcgggcagCTCCGCCGTGCGCCGCGGCTCCTGCCCAAGTCTGTGGTCCTGCCGCCGAACTACAGTGGCGTTCACGGTGAGCAGCTCACGATGacgcagctggagcagctcgtGACAAGTGTTTCAGAAgatggcgcggtggcggaggcggatgtgAAGCGCCAGTGCGACGCTGTGGAtgctgcggcagaggaggtgtACCGTCTGCAACAGGCcgtggcgcgtgtgctgctggagaatatacagctggagaaggacaTTCATACCCTGACGGCCACatcacacgcatgcgcggtGGGGGATGAGGATGGCGATGCGGACGAGGCTGGCCGGGGGAcagacgccgctgcagcggtgaaGGGACGGCACCACAGCGACGGTAACAAGACCCGTGTCCGCATGGGGGCGATGTCGTGCTTCTCTGCTTCGACCCCCTCCTCAGTATCCGCGGGCCACCTCTCTGCAGAGAAGCGCAAGCGACAGCTCACTCTGTCACCTGCGCCGATGCCCCTGCCGCATCCAAAATGCGCactcaccgccgcctccctccttctGCATGCCCCCGGGGA
This genomic interval from Leishmania mexicana MHOM/GT/2001/U1103 complete genome, chromosome 5 contains the following:
- a CDS encoding putative ubiquitin-conjugating enzyme; the encoded protein is MSYASSSIKRLSNEYRSLQKPENRVREYYVAPLEDNIFEWHFTLRGPGGDDNSLPYKDGIYHGALIFSRSYPLEPPDIIFFTRSGRFAVREKICSTISSYHKELWQPTYDIALTLTALRHFMAQEDEFGVGAFPKNMIALETKEAWAKETWSFTCTTCGMATKDVWETEMKMYPEISPEKEAQVPKLPPPPPPPLAAAAPASATANPEDPKPKQDAPDTPPSSPASPPSTSPSSTLLPSPAAADASETAAKPAGAPQNHHASKDTQSSPALPPSAPTSPPSPPLGPTTTPRPPAADTVTPTTVHASALQSPTPGVHDAPHTPSSAAHEHTAKTGASIEEEGAVSEGADPLACFTDVSPARVVRTPVMTAPPPPAPAAADATPLVTSAVTDSVVAGDVAGASASPLSPTAAAVAPPQFAQRVVVGVNIMEVSIPLRVLDRAIILSFLLAALILLRRGLCGLLMS
- a CDS encoding putative paraflagellar rod protein — its product is MLLSSPSATAPNASGGGSRGAAAGNEVVPPTPEVSTALSTAHAQLVLLEYAIRAAAASALPSDASAQSHRKTSEGTRTLNATVGSQNTSLPGPVPAESSSLTGIMAATRLSSVTATAPSGASERLSALHDNLRRVRRLMQQYEEASQRVIKVHLLPSPETGGETLGSVTTPTAHAGKRVKEVSPQQVSVSVASNGKPAADQQAIPQSLHQRRALASDAVFTRFCGLRVTPDQLLLPLQPPANAATSPTLRGIDEDAEERKSGSGGSLVSNYSEPVKRRGSNNKTRSGQTAGTPNAKTQHNSTATSPKHSPSFRTAQQRKHMSAEAVLEEYAKLFYRPSATAVSPPATPRSTAIEVLSSQSPVVAAAAPAHNTKAGNLSSAAPADDGEVVRQLQEMQQQFAALQRCHLFAYEAHLKPAHAAADTQGNGTDVRTIKRGMAALGAATSGAQVNNVRWQHIPVAVQHMQDSLTALQTRFTRDSHYASCGGQPIVLVHQLQAWTQPLVQNLNELLSNLTVEETDEKTREKLRRMKFDAEELQQAQAQAISNGDMQRSEELYYEQTSLAEAMAGPYDELEAIMRKYGEVCVDAPLTRVLDQRDLLTTRLTRVIEEYTSKLSEVTLDAERVKEKRRAVAQARHRQRNNMSTYNHTWKKAWQTNSDQHMACYRAMEQLEKQLNDLRQTQRFLVDDWISHITQERQREEDAASFACFADARAAALAETQRNLQAVVEGVRQYSGAVQFSCRHVEAFVREVLQNHLSQLQVALRKDRLEQFRALYLTLGDLRFKKARNAEEMEKKIEHYTLQQEVAMDALNPKAKEFSKAKQRYEAAKAEAQKQIDQLDQRSRLQLERFRPTEQLLREAGVDFVSPEEELARRMQERSQKLLEYQQLIEDGIGVRSTTTTSTAPSCSPPTLTTAATVATSEATASSARAESAKGLPGTSAPPPPRLQAVGSLHTYPRAPTAEEAANPTATASGALSGKNSRQLPPLRKLSRTYPPSQRTDNSDGDEATATTTEPPPQGPNPTSVAAAPTAASLSSLHATEERIMQSISKMAVPDRSRTRNSSVAIPSRWKRSKR